The following are encoded together in the Chloroflexota bacterium genome:
- a CDS encoding 3-isopropylmalate dehydratase small subunit → MSEGAVIARIVGRGVPVRGNDIDTDRIIPARYLREITFEGLGPHAFEDDRRALDGAHPLDDPRFAGAGVLVVNENFGCGSSREHAPQALLRRGIRAIVGESFAEIFFGNCVTIGLPCVTMDPEHVESLQALLDEAPDAELAIDIEAERVVTDQGAYPATVPASARASFLTGRWDALGQLLENTDEVRATSARLPYLTGFPASE, encoded by the coding sequence ATGAGCGAGGGGGCCGTCATCGCCCGCATCGTGGGCCGCGGCGTGCCGGTGCGGGGCAACGACATCGACACCGACCGGATCATCCCGGCGCGCTATCTGCGGGAGATCACGTTCGAGGGGCTCGGCCCGCACGCGTTCGAGGACGACCGCCGTGCCCTTGACGGCGCGCACCCGCTGGACGACCCGCGCTTCGCCGGCGCCGGCGTGCTGGTCGTGAACGAGAATTTCGGCTGCGGGTCAAGCCGCGAGCATGCGCCGCAGGCGCTGCTTCGTCGCGGCATTCGGGCAATCGTCGGCGAGAGCTTTGCGGAGATCTTCTTTGGCAACTGCGTGACGATCGGCCTGCCTTGCGTGACGATGGATCCCGAGCACGTCGAATCGCTGCAAGCGTTGCTGGACGAAGCACCGGACGCCGAGCTCGCCATCGATATCGAGGCAGAGCGTGTGGTGACGGACCAGGGCGCCTACCCGGCCACCGTCCCCGCCAGCGCCCGCGCCAGCTTCCTGACGGGCCGCTGGGACGCCCTGGGACAGCTTCTCGAAAACACCGACGAAGTCCGAGCGACCAGCGCCCGCCTGCCGTACCTCACCGGATTCCCGGCCTCCGAATGA
- the leuC gene encoding 3-isopropylmalate dehydratase large subunit: MANTLLDTVWDLHTVRRLPNGETQLFIGLHLVHEVTSPQAFQMLAERGLRVRYPERTFATVDHIIPTDAQQRPYADGMAEQMFAAIEENVRVNDLPFFDRSTGRQGIVHVIGPELGLTQPGMTIACGDSHTSTHGAFGAVAFGVGTSQVRDVLATQCMSVAKPKLRRIEINGRLSEGVFAKDVILHIIGSLGVQGGVGYAYEYGGAVLDSMSMDERMTICNMSIEGGARVGYVNPDATTEAYIEGREFAPAGDEFQRAAAWWRSLASSPDANYDDVVTMDGADIAPMVTWGINPGQVTGVDDVVPSLEALDGPGRAAAQEALEHMSLEPGRSIAGIPIDVAFVGSCTNARLSDLHEAARVAQGGRVADGVKALVVPGSQRIRAEAEAAGLHEIFQEAGFEWREAGCSMCLAMNPDKLQGDQVCASSSNRNFKGRQGSPTGRTLLMSPAMVAAAALAGEVADVRQMVAS, translated from the coding sequence ATGGCCAACACCTTGCTGGACACCGTTTGGGACCTGCACACGGTGCGGCGTCTCCCCAACGGCGAAACGCAGCTCTTCATCGGTCTTCACCTGGTGCACGAGGTCACCAGTCCACAGGCCTTCCAGATGCTGGCCGAGCGCGGCCTGCGGGTGCGCTATCCCGAGCGGACGTTCGCCACGGTGGATCACATCATCCCCACCGACGCGCAGCAGCGGCCCTACGCCGACGGTATGGCCGAGCAGATGTTCGCCGCCATCGAAGAGAACGTGCGGGTCAACGACTTGCCGTTCTTCGATCGGTCGACCGGTCGTCAGGGCATCGTGCACGTCATCGGGCCGGAGCTTGGCCTCACCCAGCCGGGCATGACCATCGCCTGCGGCGACAGCCACACCAGCACCCACGGCGCGTTCGGCGCGGTGGCGTTCGGCGTCGGCACGTCGCAGGTGCGCGACGTGCTGGCCACCCAGTGCATGTCGGTGGCGAAGCCCAAGCTGCGCCGAATTGAGATCAATGGTCGGCTCAGCGAGGGTGTCTTCGCCAAGGACGTGATCCTGCACATCATCGGCAGCCTCGGCGTGCAGGGCGGCGTGGGCTACGCCTATGAGTACGGCGGCGCGGTGCTCGACTCCATGTCCATGGACGAGCGCATGACGATCTGCAACATGTCCATCGAGGGCGGCGCGCGCGTGGGCTACGTCAACCCTGACGCCACCACCGAGGCGTACATCGAGGGCCGCGAGTTCGCGCCGGCCGGCGACGAGTTTCAGCGGGCGGCCGCGTGGTGGCGCTCGCTCGCCTCAAGTCCCGACGCAAACTATGACGACGTCGTGACCATGGACGGCGCCGACATTGCCCCGATGGTCACCTGGGGCATCAACCCGGGCCAGGTCACGGGCGTCGACGACGTGGTGCCGTCCCTCGAAGCGCTCGACGGACCCGGCCGCGCAGCTGCGCAGGAGGCCCTGGAGCACATGTCCCTCGAGCCCGGACGCTCCATTGCCGGCATTCCCATCGACGTGGCATTCGTCGGTTCGTGCACCAACGCCCGGCTCAGCGACCTGCACGAGGCCGCGCGCGTGGCCCAGGGCGGGCGTGTCGCCGACGGCGTCAAGGCGTTGGTCGTTCCCGGCTCGCAGCGCATTCGCGCCGAGGCCGAGGCCGCCGGTCTGCACGAGATTTTCCAGGAGGCCGGCTTCGAATGGCGCGAAGCCGGCTGCTCCATGTGCCTGGCCATGAACCCGGACAAGCTGCAGGGCGACCAGGTTTGCGCCTCGTCCAGCAACCGAAACTTCAAGGGCCGCCAGGGCAGCCCCACGGGCCGCACGCTGCTCATGAGTCCGGCCATGGTCGCTGCCGCGGCGCTGGCCGGCGAGGTTGCCGACGTGCGGCAAATGGTGGCGTCATGA
- a CDS encoding 2-isopropylmalate synthase, with translation MRHIRIFDTTLRDGEQAAGGALTIDEKLEIGRQLARLNVDVIEAGFPHTSPGDFRAVQLLAQELREVEIAALSGFKREQIDSTWQALEPAANPLLHIVISTSDIHIQHQLRARREHVLDLTQDAVSYARQFTSHIEFSAMDATRSDLDFVCRIFAAAIEAGATVVNFPDTVGYAQPEEFGRMVAYVTENTPGIDDVVLSVHCHDDLGQSVANSLAAVRAGARQVECTINGVGERAGNSALEEIAMALRTRREYFQADTRLDTKELARTSRLVSNFMGMLVPPNKAIIGGNAFAHASGLHQDGMLKERTTFEIMHPADVGVSDSSIVLGKTSGRHAVRDRLESMGYALEEDEFMEVFRAFKDIADRKKQVTDRDLEAIAQQRQREAFHQAFVLQHVQVSAGTGSMPTATVRLLSDDGTEFSDAAIGDGPVHAIYQAINRIVGVPNRLIEFSVNAVTSGIDAIGEVTIRIEADAKVFNGHGADTDILVASAQAYINALNRMLAGLGKDWSATPEAQAIVHAPTSED, from the coding sequence ATGCGACACATCCGAATATTTGACACGACGCTGCGCGACGGCGAGCAAGCCGCCGGCGGCGCGCTGACCATCGACGAGAAGCTGGAGATTGGCCGGCAGCTCGCGCGACTGAACGTCGACGTCATCGAGGCCGGCTTTCCGCACACCTCGCCCGGCGACTTCAGGGCCGTCCAGCTCTTGGCGCAAGAGCTGCGCGAGGTCGAAATCGCCGCCCTGAGCGGATTCAAGCGCGAGCAGATCGACAGCACCTGGCAGGCGCTGGAGCCGGCCGCCAACCCGCTGCTGCACATCGTGATCTCGACCTCCGACATTCACATCCAGCATCAGCTGCGCGCGCGGCGCGAGCACGTGCTCGATCTGACGCAGGACGCCGTGTCCTACGCGCGCCAATTCACCTCGCACATCGAGTTTTCGGCCATGGACGCCACGCGCTCGGATCTGGACTTCGTCTGCCGCATCTTCGCGGCGGCCATCGAAGCCGGCGCCACGGTCGTCAACTTCCCCGACACGGTCGGCTACGCGCAGCCCGAAGAGTTCGGCCGCATGGTGGCCTACGTCACCGAGAACACGCCGGGGATCGACGACGTGGTGCTTTCGGTGCACTGCCATGATGATCTGGGCCAATCGGTCGCCAACTCGCTGGCGGCGGTGCGGGCCGGCGCCCGGCAGGTCGAGTGCACCATCAACGGCGTTGGCGAGCGCGCCGGCAATTCAGCCCTGGAAGAGATCGCCATGGCGCTGCGCACGCGGCGGGAGTACTTTCAAGCCGATACGCGCCTGGACACGAAGGAGCTCGCCCGCACCAGTCGCCTCGTGTCCAACTTCATGGGCATGCTGGTGCCGCCCAACAAGGCCATCATCGGCGGCAATGCCTTCGCGCATGCCTCCGGCCTGCACCAGGACGGCATGCTCAAGGAGCGCACGACGTTCGAGATCATGCATCCCGCCGACGTGGGCGTGAGCGACAGCAGCATCGTCCTGGGCAAGACCTCCGGCCGGCACGCGGTGCGCGACCGCCTGGAATCCATGGGCTATGCCCTGGAAGAGGACGAGTTCATGGAGGTGTTTCGCGCCTTCAAGGACATTGCCGACCGCAAGAAGCAGGTCACCGACCGCGATCTCGAGGCCATCGCGCAGCAGCGGCAGCGCGAGGCGTTCCACCAGGCGTTCGTGCTGCAGCACGTCCAGGTCAGCGCCGGAACCGGCTCCATGCCCACGGCCACCGTGCGCCTGCTGTCGGACGACGGCACCGAGTTCTCGGACGCGGCCATCGGCGACGGCCCGGTCCATGCCATCTACCAGGCCATCAACCGCATCGTCGGCGTGCCCAACCGTCTCATTGAGTTCTCCGTCAATGCCGTCACCAGCGGCATCGACGCCATCGGCGAGGTGACGATTCGTATCGAAGCCGACGCCAAGGTCTTCAACGGCCACGGCGCCGACACGGACATCCTGGTCGCGAGCGCGCAGGCCTATATCAATGCGCTCAACCGGATGCTGGCCGGCTTGGGCAAGGACTGGTCGGCCACGCCCGAGGCGCAGGCCATCGTGCACGCGCCGACGAGCGAGGATTAG
- the ilvC gene encoding ketol-acid reductoisomerase, with protein MDSKVLYESDITSDELEGKKVAVLGYGSQGHAHALNLRDSGVDVVVGLRPASSSRERAEDADLVVLDTDEAVAVSDATMIALPDQTQAEAFDTQIRPNLKAGQALMFAHGFNIHYGQIIPPREIDVVMVAPKGPGHIVRDMFEQEVGVPALIAVAQDASGRAREVALSYAKALGAAKAGLIETTFKDETETDLFGEQSVLCGGTTALIKAAFDTLVEAGYDPRLAYFECLHELKLIVDLIYQGGLTYMRHSVSDTAEYGDLVSGPRVVNENSRQVMRQLLTEIQDGTFARNWILENQAGRPAYNALRNADLNHELERVGGELRSMMDWLPKTRE; from the coding sequence ACATCACCTCCGACGAGCTGGAGGGTAAGAAGGTCGCCGTGCTCGGCTACGGCAGCCAGGGTCACGCGCACGCGCTGAACCTGCGAGATTCCGGCGTCGACGTCGTGGTGGGCCTGCGGCCCGCCAGCTCCTCGCGTGAGCGCGCCGAGGACGCCGACCTGGTCGTGCTGGACACCGACGAGGCCGTCGCCGTCTCCGACGCCACCATGATCGCGCTGCCCGACCAAACCCAGGCCGAGGCGTTCGATACCCAGATCCGGCCCAACCTCAAGGCCGGGCAGGCGCTCATGTTCGCCCACGGCTTCAACATTCACTACGGCCAGATCATCCCGCCGCGGGAGATCGACGTGGTCATGGTGGCGCCCAAGGGCCCCGGTCACATCGTGCGCGACATGTTCGAGCAGGAAGTCGGCGTGCCCGCGCTGATCGCCGTGGCGCAGGACGCCTCAGGCCGCGCGCGAGAGGTGGCGTTGTCCTACGCCAAGGCGCTGGGCGCGGCGAAGGCCGGCCTCATCGAGACGACCTTCAAGGACGAGACGGAGACCGACCTCTTCGGCGAGCAGAGCGTCTTGTGCGGCGGCACCACGGCGCTCATCAAGGCGGCCTTCGACACCTTGGTCGAGGCCGGCTATGACCCGCGGCTGGCCTACTTCGAGTGCTTGCACGAGTTGAAGCTGATCGTGGACCTGATCTACCAGGGCGGTCTCACCTACATGCGGCACTCGGTCAGCGACACCGCCGAGTACGGCGACCTGGTCTCGGGCCCGCGTGTGGTCAACGAGAATTCACGGCAGGTGATGCGCCAGCTGCTCACCGAGATTCAGGACGGCACCTTCGCTCGGAACTGGATCCTGGAGAACCAGGCGGGCCGTCCGGCATACAACGCCTTGCGCAATGCCGACTTGAATCACGAGTTGGAGCGTGTCGGCGGCGAATTGCGCAGTATGATGGACTGGCTGCCAAAGACTCGCGAGTGA
- the cimA gene encoding citramalate synthase: MQLSLYDTTLRDGAQTEGISFSAEDKLRIAERLDAYGVHYIEGGFPGSNPKDREFFTRAAERSWKHARITAFGATRYKGIRAEADDNLQSLVACETPTVTIVAKFSRFQAENVLETTPDENLAMIRDSVAFLKDAGREVIVDAEHYFDGLNHDRAYVEQCVRAAADADWLVLCDTNGGSLPSGIRDGVLAAAAWTELPLGIHTHDDLDLAEANALAGVESGARQVQGTANGLGERCGNANLLTLIPTLQLKLGHDCVAAAQLQQTAALARYIAEIANVTLDPQTPFAGHSAFAHKAGYHGSGMRKHSDAYQHIDPLLVGNDSRILISELAGRSSVVARADALGLGSDTDAAQVVDELKTLEERGFQFEGAEASFELLLRRLSGDYEPPFAFVDFLVLAETRGGRDMLSEAMVKIRVGDEIFHTAAEGNGPVSALDRAARKALERFFPELGAMHLADYKVRILNSSAATDAAVRVLIQSSDGDGEWGTVGSSANIIEASWLALKDSYEYALLRARGSQSTVAKPT, from the coding sequence ATGCAACTCTCGCTCTACGACACCACGCTGCGCGACGGCGCGCAGACCGAGGGCATCTCGTTTTCCGCCGAGGACAAGCTCCGCATCGCCGAGCGCCTCGATGCCTACGGCGTGCATTACATCGAAGGCGGCTTCCCGGGATCGAACCCCAAGGACCGCGAGTTCTTCACCCGCGCCGCCGAGCGATCCTGGAAGCACGCACGCATCACCGCGTTTGGCGCCACGCGCTACAAGGGCATCCGGGCCGAGGCGGATGACAACTTGCAGTCGCTTGTGGCCTGCGAGACGCCGACCGTCACCATCGTGGCCAAGTTCTCGCGCTTCCAGGCTGAGAATGTGCTCGAGACCACGCCCGACGAGAACCTGGCGATGATTCGCGACTCGGTGGCCTTCCTCAAGGACGCCGGCCGCGAGGTCATCGTGGACGCCGAGCACTACTTCGACGGCCTCAACCACGATCGCGCCTACGTGGAACAGTGCGTACGCGCCGCGGCCGACGCCGACTGGCTGGTGCTCTGCGACACCAACGGCGGATCGCTGCCGTCCGGAATCAGGGACGGCGTCTTGGCGGCCGCGGCCTGGACCGAGCTGCCGCTGGGCATTCACACCCACGACGATTTGGACTTGGCCGAGGCCAACGCCCTGGCCGGCGTCGAGTCCGGCGCCCGCCAAGTCCAGGGCACGGCCAACGGTCTCGGCGAGCGCTGCGGCAACGCCAACCTGCTCACGCTGATCCCGACGCTCCAGCTCAAGCTGGGCCACGACTGCGTCGCCGCCGCGCAGCTGCAACAGACCGCCGCGTTGGCGCGCTATATCGCCGAGATCGCCAACGTGACGCTTGATCCGCAGACGCCGTTCGCCGGCCACAGCGCCTTCGCGCACAAGGCCGGCTATCACGGCAGCGGCATGCGCAAGCACAGCGATGCCTATCAGCACATCGACCCGCTGCTGGTCGGCAACGACTCCCGCATCCTCATTTCGGAGCTGGCCGGGCGCAGCTCGGTCGTGGCCCGCGCCGACGCGTTGGGCCTCGGCTCCGACACCGACGCCGCGCAGGTCGTCGACGAGTTGAAGACGCTCGAAGAGCGCGGCTTCCAGTTCGAGGGCGCCGAAGCGTCGTTCGAGCTCCTGCTGCGACGACTGTCCGGGGACTACGAGCCGCCGTTTGCCTTCGTGGACTTCCTCGTCCTGGCGGAGACCCGCGGCGGGCGCGACATGCTCTCCGAGGCCATGGTGAAGATTCGCGTGGGCGACGAGATCTTCCACACCGCCGCCGAGGGCAACGGCCCCGTCAGCGCGCTCGACCGCGCCGCCCGCAAGGCGCTGGAGCGGTTCTTCCCCGAGCTGGGCGCCATGCACCTGGCCGACTACAAGGTCCGCATCCTCAACTCCAGCGCTGCCACGGACGCGGCGGTGCGCGTCCTCATCCAGTCGTCCGACGGCGATGGGGAGTGGGGCACCGTGGGCAGCTCGGCCAACATCATCGAGGCTTCGTGGCTGGCGCTGAAAGACAGCTACGAGTACGCCCTGCTCCGGGCGCGCGGCAGCCAATCCACGGTGGCGAAACCTACGTAG